A portion of the Cryptomeria japonica chromosome 5, Sugi_1.0, whole genome shotgun sequence genome contains these proteins:
- the LOC131044420 gene encoding subtilisin-like protease SBT1.7 → MANTMLAGLLILLLFVMSAMWLGKAEEEDIRKPYIVHMIKSMKPHHFNLHQHWYASLLSQASGSDSTANANELLYTYDIVLHGFAARLSEAEAEAMEGMEGCLAVIPSSINKIATTHSPEFLGLSSSSLSSPGLWSQYSTYGEDIIVGVIDTGVWPESKSFNDAGLGPVPVRWKGTCESGRAFNSSHCNRKIIGARYFYKGYLNNVSKMSETLEYLSPRDGNGHGTHTASTAAGAAVTGASLFGFANGTARGMAPHARLAIYKACWAPGGNCDESDVTAAMEQAIADGVDILSISISSQDVPFHMNLREIAAFGATEKGIFVSASAGNNGPFSSSLSNTAPWITTVGASSIDRDFPASVVMGNREIYRGTSAFKGGDGKLQGPFPLVYVSTSSRSKRCLDRSLDPNAVKGKIVLCDQLLFTINPDESGALEKAEEVARAGGAGMIVTNEELLGAQQQFSYTFKFLAISVSFKAGERIKSYINSTSYTITATAAMRLTGLTIVGNATAAPIVAAFSSRGPSEAYPSVLKPDMLAPGVDILAAYAGSLDYYLDSGTSMACPHVSGIAALIKAIHPTWSPAAIKSALMTSSYIVDNGKRAIRDSVTMEAANPFDMGSGHVDPRSAMDPGLVYDMAPEDYIDFLCSLNYTKIQIALLTKKLISCPKSSLKAGDLNYPSFSVVFKPGNSSAQVSKEQ, encoded by the coding sequence ATGGCCAACACCATGCTCGCCGGGCTCCTCATTCTCCTTCTCTTTGTCATGTCTGCAATGTGGTTGGGCAAGGCGGAAGAAGAAGATATAAGAAAGCCCTATATTGTTCACATGATCAAATCCATGAAACCCCACCATTTCAATTTACACCAACACTGGTACGCTTCACTGCTCAGCCAGGCCTCGGGGTCGGATTCCACTGCAAATGCAAATGAGCTGTTATACACATATGATATTGTGTTGCACGGCTTTGCTGCAAGGCTGAGCGAAGCAGAGGCTGAAGCAATGGAGGGTATGGAGGGGTGCTTGGCCGTAATCCCTTCCTCCATCAACAAAATTGCCACTACACACTCTCCAGAGTTTCTGggtctctcctcctcctccttgtcttCTCCTGGATTATGGTCTCAATACTCTACCTATGGCGAAGATATCATCGTGGGCGTAATCGACACAGGCGTATGGCCTGAAAGTAAAAGCTTCAACGATGCAGGACTCGGACCTGTTCCAGTGAGATGGAAAGGAACGTGTGAAAGCGGGCGGGCCTTCAACTCATCGCACTGCAATAGAAAGATCATTGGAGCTCGATACTTCTACAAAGGCTACCTAAATAATGTCTCTAAAATGAGTGAAACGTTGGAATACCTGTCTCCCAGAGACGGCAATGGTCACGGCACCCATACAGCCTCAACTGCTGCGGGAGCAGCGGTAACGGGTGCCAGTCTTTTCGGTTTCGCCAACGGAACGGCCAGAGGAATGGCTCCTCATGCAAGGCTGGCCATCTACAAAGCCTGCTGGGCGCCTGGAGGAAATTGCGATGAGAGCGACGTCACTGCTGCCATGGAACAAGCCATTGCTGATGGCGTCGACATTCTTTCTATCTCAATTAGCTCACAAGACGTCCCATTCCACATGAATCTCAGAGAAATTGCAGCGTTTGGAGCGACAGAAAAGGGAATATTTGTTTCTGCCTCGGCAGGAAACAATGGACCATTTTCATCTAGTCTGAGTAACACAGCGCCATGGATTACAACCGTGGGTGCGAGCAGCATCGACAGAGATTTCCCTGCTTCTGTGGTGATGGGCAACCGGGAGATATACAGAGGCACCTCTGCCTTCAAAGGAGGAGATGGAAAATTGCAAGGGCCATTCCCTCTCGTGTATGTCTCTACCAGTAGCAGGTCAAAGCGTTGTCTTGACCGTAGCCTGGACCCCAATGCGGTAAAGGGTAAGATAGTGCTGTGTGATCAGTTATTATTTACTATCAATCCAGATGAATCTGGCGCACTGGAGAAGGCTGAGGAAGTAGCTAGAGCAGGCGGTGCAGGAATGATTGTGACCAATGAAGAGCTCCTTGGAGCACAGCAGCAGTTTTCCTACACTTTTAAATTTCTTGCTATCAGCGTAAGTTTCAAAGCCGGCGAAAGAATAAAATCCTACATCAACAGCACATCCTATACTATTACTGCCACGGCCGCCATGCGTCTCACTGGATTGACTATTGTGGGAAACGCAACAGCCGCTCCCATAGTGGCTGCTTTTTCATCGAGGGGGCCGAGCGAAGCATATCCTTCTGTTCTCAAGCCTGATATGCTTGCTCCTGGTGTCGACATATTGGCAGCATACGCTGGAAGTCTGGACTACTACTTAGATTCAGGGACCTCCATGGCGTGTCCTCATGTCAGCGGCATTGCAGCGCTCATAAAAGCCATCCATCCCACCTGGAGCCCTGCCGCCATCAAATCAGCTCTCATGACGTCTTCCTACATTGTTGATAATGGAAAGCGGGCGATCAGAGATTCAGTTACCATGGAGGCAGCTAACCCATTTGATATGGGCTCAGGCCACGTGGACCCAAGATCTGCGATGGATCCTGGGCTTGTCTATGACATGGCACCGGAAGATTATATAGATTTTCTCTGCTCTCTCAACTACACCAAGATACAAATTGCTCTTCTCACCAAGAAACTGATCTCGTGTCCCAAGTCCAGTTTGAAAGCCGGAGATCTCAATTACCCTTCGTTTTCTGTCGTGTTTAAGCCGGGCAACAGTTCGGCTCAGGTGAGTAAAGAACAGTGA